One Cydia amplana chromosome 18, ilCydAmpl1.1, whole genome shotgun sequence DNA segment encodes these proteins:
- the LOC134656650 gene encoding zinc finger RNA-binding protein 2 isoform X5 — protein MMAANNYFGFTHGGTQYGAATAGAAYGGQTGYAVAPAATAATYGTQRAAATGYDTAYQAAAATQAAAHAHAHAAAAAASAYDASKSAYYQQAAAAYPTAAPPQPQPTYDTSATKPTYSTQATYAQGGARGTGAAGAKPYGSVYSSSTPATSYPAQPYTQPAAQTPKQTANRGTSAYDTALYNAATMYVAQQNKTGGGGGWKNYNKSGVGAGQARRPKPPPKAQQLHYCDVCRISCAGPQTYKEHLEGQKHKKKEAAVKLAAAGAAAAGRAAGGSALRCELCDVTCTGADAYAAHVRGIKHQKVVKLHTMLGKPIPSTEPTKLGGGDKDKDSDKDEDGADEPEVQPVGQDYIEELRGDDGKALSFNCKLCDCKFNDPNAKEMHMKGRRHRLQYKKKVQPDLEVKVKPSMHQRKLAEAKAQRMLVRDELWARRRMHDVSTATEDERAYWEGGMEPWWPRGPVPPPLHHHHPGMGMGYGSVGRRPETSDDRHVVAKHAEIYPGDQQLADTQRLVSHTERALKSLSDALADQAKPKAAAAKAAVKTEDKKDENKDGKEDGRDNQLFSFLGEGEGGAGSGGSGAEPARALKGVMRVGLLAKGLLLKGDRDVRLVVLCHDRPTVTLLKRVAHDLPAHLAKVKGPGDEPKYKVELLPAEGAVQVSDGTGSVLVSLTSAVMREPTEGGDIKRDDKDVLPRQKCLDALAALRHAKWFQARAATLQSCVIIIRIMRDLCRRIPNWTPLNPYAMELLVSGVMQSASAALSPGEALRRVMEAVAGGLLLEHGPGLRDPCEKELVDALGNLPAQKREDLTASAQQFLRQIAFRQIFKVLDMEPLPKLKHPAGPWKFPRKRRRSHTDAESDQPNGEGKVVKTEEKMDASETAANAK, from the exons ATGATGGcagcaaataattattttggttttacTCACGGCGGAACACAGTACGG TGCTGCGACTGCTGGAGCGGCTTACGGCGGTCAGACAGGGTACGCTGTAGCCCCGGCTGCGACCGCCGCGACGTACGGGACCCAGCGCGCTGCTGCAACAGGATACGACACAGCATACCAGGCAGCGGCCGCTACACAAG CAGCGGCTCACGCGCACGCTCACGCGGCCGCGGCGGCAGCGTCGGCCTACGACGCCAGCAAGAGCGCGTACTACCAGCAGGCCGCCGCCGCCTATcccaccgccgcgccgccgcagcCCCAGCCCACCTACGACACCTCGGCCACCAAGCCCACCTATTCCACGCAGGCCACTTACGCACAG GGCGGGGCGCGCGGCACGGGCGCGGCGGGCGCCAAGCCCTACGGCTCCGTGTACTCGTCCTCCACGCCCGCCACCTCCTACCCCGCGCAGCCCTACACGCAGCCCGCCGCACAGACTCCTAAAC AGACGGCTAACAGGGGCACCTCTGCTTATGATACAGCTCTCTACAACGCCGCTACCATGTACGTGGCCCAGCAGAACAAGACCGGAGGCGGCGG AGGCTGGAAGAATTACAACAAGAGCGGAGTAGGCGCGGGTCAGGCCCGGCGCCCTAAGCCGCCTCCGAAGGCGCAGCAGCTGCATTATTGCGACGTGTGCCGCATCTCGTGCGCTGGACCCCAG ACGTACAAGGAGCACCTGGAGGGGCAGAAGCACAAGAAGAAGGAGGCGGCCGTGAAgctggcggcggcgggcgcggcggcggcgggccgcGCGGCGGGCGGCTCGGCGCTGCGCTGCGAGCTGTGTGACGTCACGTGCACCGGCGCGGACGCGTACGCGGCGCACGTGCGCGGCATCAAGCACCAGAAGGTCGTCAAGCTGCACACCATGCTCGGCAAGCCCATCCCCTCCACCGAGCCCACCAAGCTGGGAGGAG GAGACAAAGACAAGGACTCGGACAAGGACGAAGATGGCGCGGACGAGCCGGAGGTGCAGCCCGTGGGGCAGGACTACATCGAGGAGCTGCGCGGCGACGACGGCAAGGCGCTGTCCTTCAACTGCAAGCTGTGCGACTGCAAGTTCAACGACCCCAACGCCAAGGAGATGCACATGAAGGGACGCCGCCATCGTCTGCAGTACAAGAAGAAG GTGCAACCGGACCTGGAGGTGAAGGTGAAGCCGTCCATGCACCAGCGTAAGCTGGCCGAGGCCAAGGCTCAACGCATGCTGGTCCGCGACGAGCTGTGGGCGCGCCGCCGCATGCATGACGTGAGTACTGCCACT GAAGACGAGCGCGCGTACTGGGAGGGCGGCATGGAGCCGTGGTGGCCGCGCGGGCCCGTGCCGCCGCCGCTGCACCACCACCACCCG GGTATGGGCATGGGCTACGGCTCGGTGGGCCGGCGGCCGGAGACGTCCGACGACCGGCACGTGGTGGCCAAGCACGCGGAGATCTACCCCGGCGACCAGCAGCTGGCCGACACGCAGCGCCTCGTGTCCCACACCGAGCGCGCGCTCAAGTCGCTCTCCGACGCGCTCGCAGACCAGGCCAAGCCTAAG GCTGCCGCTGCCAAAGCGGCTGTCAAGACCGAGGACAAGAAAGATGAGAATAAAGATGGCAAGGAAGACGGCCGCGACAACCAACT GTTCTCGTTCCTGGGCGAGGGCGAGGGCGGCGCCGGGAGCGGCGGCTCGGGCGCGGAGCCGGCGCGCGCGCTGAAGGGCGTGATGCGCGTCGGGCTGCTGGCCAAGGGGCTGCTGCTCAAGGGCGACCGCGACGTGCGCCTCGTCGTGCTGTGCCACGACCGCCCCACCGTCACGCTGCTCAAGCGCGTCGCGCACGACCTGCCCGCGCATCTCGCCAAGGTCAAG GGCCCCGGCGACGAGCCCAAGTACAAGGTGGAGCTGCTGCCGGCCGAGGGCGCCGTGCAGGTGTCGGACGGCACCGGCAGCGTGCTGGTGTCGCTCACGTCGGCCGTGATGCGCGAGCCCACAG AGGGTGGCGACATAAAGCGAGACGACAAGGATGTGCTACCGCGGCAGAAGTGTTTGGACGCGTTGGCCGCCCTTCGGCACGCCAAGTGGTTCCAG GCTAGGGCGGCGACTCTGCAGTCGTGCGTGATCATCATCCGCATAATGCGCGACCTCTGCCGTCGCATTCCGAACTGGACGCCGCTCAATCCCTAC GCGATGGAGCTGCTGGTGTCGGGGGTGATGCAGTCTGCGAGCGCGGCGCTGTCGCCGGGCGAGGCGCTGCGCCGCGTGATGGAGGCGGTGGCCGGCGGCCTGCTGCTCGAGCACGGCCCCGGGCTGCGCGACCCCTGCGAGAAGGAGCTAGTG GATGCTCTCGGAAATCTGCCCGCGCAGAAGCGTGAGGACCTGACCGCTTCGGCGCAACAGTTCCTGAGACAGATCGCCTTTAGACAGATTTTCAAG GTGTTGGACATGGAGCCGCTGCCCAAGCTGAAGCACCCGGCGGGCCCGTGGAAGTTCCCGCGCAAGCGCAGGCGCTCGCACACCGACGCCGAGTCCGACCAGCCCAACG GTGAGGGCAAAGTAGTGAAGACGGAAGAAAAAATGGACGCGTCCGAAACCGCCGCGAACGCCAAGTAA
- the LOC134656650 gene encoding zinc finger RNA-binding protein isoform X1 codes for MMAANNYFGFTHGGTQYGAATAGAAYGGQTGYAVAPAATAATYGTQRAAATGYDTAYQAAAATQAAAHAHAHAAAAAASAYDASKSAYYQQAAAAYPTAAPPQPQPTYDTSATKPTYSTQATYAQGGARGTGAAGAKPYGSVYSSSTPATSYPAQPYTQPAAQTPKQTANRGTSAYDTALYNAATMYVAQQNKTGGGGGWKNYNKSGVGAGQARRPKPPPKAQQLHYCDVCRISCAGPQTYKEHLEGQKHKKKEAAVKLAAAGAAAAGRAAGGSALRCELCDVTCTGADAYAAHVRGIKHQKVVKLHTMLGKPIPSTEPTKLGGAKKTVAGTPKIAFVASGGLSTVAGTNPQKSIQGDKDKDSDKDEDGADEPEVQPVGQDYIEELRGDDGKALSFNCKLCDCKFNDPNAKEMHMKGRRHRLQYKKKVQPDLEVKVKPSMHQRKLAEAKAQRMLVRDELWARRRMHDVSTATEDERAYWEGGMEPWWPRGPVPPPLHHHHPGMGMGYGSVGRRPETSDDRHVVAKHAEIYPGDQQLADTQRLVSHTERALKSLSDALADQAKPKAAAAKAAVKTEDKKDENKDGKEDGRDNQLFSFLGEGEGGAGSGGSGAEPARALKGVMRVGLLAKGLLLKGDRDVRLVVLCHDRPTVTLLKRVAHDLPAHLAKVKGPGDEPKYKVELLPAEGAVQVSDGTGSVLVSLTSAVMREPTEGGDIKRDDKDVLPRQKCLDALAALRHAKWFQARAATLQSCVIIIRIMRDLCRRIPNWTPLNPYAMELLVSGVMQSASAALSPGEALRRVMEAVAGGLLLEHGPGLRDPCEKELVDALGNLPAQKREDLTASAQQFLRQIAFRQIFKVLDMEPLPKLKHPAGPWKFPRKRRRSHTDAESDQPNGEGKVVKTEEKMDASETAANAK; via the exons ATGATGGcagcaaataattattttggttttacTCACGGCGGAACACAGTACGG TGCTGCGACTGCTGGAGCGGCTTACGGCGGTCAGACAGGGTACGCTGTAGCCCCGGCTGCGACCGCCGCGACGTACGGGACCCAGCGCGCTGCTGCAACAGGATACGACACAGCATACCAGGCAGCGGCCGCTACACAAG CAGCGGCTCACGCGCACGCTCACGCGGCCGCGGCGGCAGCGTCGGCCTACGACGCCAGCAAGAGCGCGTACTACCAGCAGGCCGCCGCCGCCTATcccaccgccgcgccgccgcagcCCCAGCCCACCTACGACACCTCGGCCACCAAGCCCACCTATTCCACGCAGGCCACTTACGCACAG GGCGGGGCGCGCGGCACGGGCGCGGCGGGCGCCAAGCCCTACGGCTCCGTGTACTCGTCCTCCACGCCCGCCACCTCCTACCCCGCGCAGCCCTACACGCAGCCCGCCGCACAGACTCCTAAAC AGACGGCTAACAGGGGCACCTCTGCTTATGATACAGCTCTCTACAACGCCGCTACCATGTACGTGGCCCAGCAGAACAAGACCGGAGGCGGCGG AGGCTGGAAGAATTACAACAAGAGCGGAGTAGGCGCGGGTCAGGCCCGGCGCCCTAAGCCGCCTCCGAAGGCGCAGCAGCTGCATTATTGCGACGTGTGCCGCATCTCGTGCGCTGGACCCCAG ACGTACAAGGAGCACCTGGAGGGGCAGAAGCACAAGAAGAAGGAGGCGGCCGTGAAgctggcggcggcgggcgcggcggcggcgggccgcGCGGCGGGCGGCTCGGCGCTGCGCTGCGAGCTGTGTGACGTCACGTGCACCGGCGCGGACGCGTACGCGGCGCACGTGCGCGGCATCAAGCACCAGAAGGTCGTCAAGCTGCACACCATGCTCGGCAAGCCCATCCCCTCCACCGAGCCCACCAAGCTGGGAGGAG CCAAAAAGACGGTCGCCGGAACGCCCAAGATCGCGTTCGTGGCTTCCGGAGGACTTAGCACGGTGGCCGGCACCAATCCGCAAAAATCCATCCAAGGAGACAAAGACAAGGACTCGGACAAGGACGAAGATGGCGCGGACGAGCCGGAGGTGCAGCCCGTGGGGCAGGACTACATCGAGGAGCTGCGCGGCGACGACGGCAAGGCGCTGTCCTTCAACTGCAAGCTGTGCGACTGCAAGTTCAACGACCCCAACGCCAAGGAGATGCACATGAAGGGACGCCGCCATCGTCTGCAGTACAAGAAGAAG GTGCAACCGGACCTGGAGGTGAAGGTGAAGCCGTCCATGCACCAGCGTAAGCTGGCCGAGGCCAAGGCTCAACGCATGCTGGTCCGCGACGAGCTGTGGGCGCGCCGCCGCATGCATGACGTGAGTACTGCCACT GAAGACGAGCGCGCGTACTGGGAGGGCGGCATGGAGCCGTGGTGGCCGCGCGGGCCCGTGCCGCCGCCGCTGCACCACCACCACCCG GGTATGGGCATGGGCTACGGCTCGGTGGGCCGGCGGCCGGAGACGTCCGACGACCGGCACGTGGTGGCCAAGCACGCGGAGATCTACCCCGGCGACCAGCAGCTGGCCGACACGCAGCGCCTCGTGTCCCACACCGAGCGCGCGCTCAAGTCGCTCTCCGACGCGCTCGCAGACCAGGCCAAGCCTAAG GCTGCCGCTGCCAAAGCGGCTGTCAAGACCGAGGACAAGAAAGATGAGAATAAAGATGGCAAGGAAGACGGCCGCGACAACCAACT GTTCTCGTTCCTGGGCGAGGGCGAGGGCGGCGCCGGGAGCGGCGGCTCGGGCGCGGAGCCGGCGCGCGCGCTGAAGGGCGTGATGCGCGTCGGGCTGCTGGCCAAGGGGCTGCTGCTCAAGGGCGACCGCGACGTGCGCCTCGTCGTGCTGTGCCACGACCGCCCCACCGTCACGCTGCTCAAGCGCGTCGCGCACGACCTGCCCGCGCATCTCGCCAAGGTCAAG GGCCCCGGCGACGAGCCCAAGTACAAGGTGGAGCTGCTGCCGGCCGAGGGCGCCGTGCAGGTGTCGGACGGCACCGGCAGCGTGCTGGTGTCGCTCACGTCGGCCGTGATGCGCGAGCCCACAG AGGGTGGCGACATAAAGCGAGACGACAAGGATGTGCTACCGCGGCAGAAGTGTTTGGACGCGTTGGCCGCCCTTCGGCACGCCAAGTGGTTCCAG GCTAGGGCGGCGACTCTGCAGTCGTGCGTGATCATCATCCGCATAATGCGCGACCTCTGCCGTCGCATTCCGAACTGGACGCCGCTCAATCCCTAC GCGATGGAGCTGCTGGTGTCGGGGGTGATGCAGTCTGCGAGCGCGGCGCTGTCGCCGGGCGAGGCGCTGCGCCGCGTGATGGAGGCGGTGGCCGGCGGCCTGCTGCTCGAGCACGGCCCCGGGCTGCGCGACCCCTGCGAGAAGGAGCTAGTG GATGCTCTCGGAAATCTGCCCGCGCAGAAGCGTGAGGACCTGACCGCTTCGGCGCAACAGTTCCTGAGACAGATCGCCTTTAGACAGATTTTCAAG GTGTTGGACATGGAGCCGCTGCCCAAGCTGAAGCACCCGGCGGGCCCGTGGAAGTTCCCGCGCAAGCGCAGGCGCTCGCACACCGACGCCGAGTCCGACCAGCCCAACG GTGAGGGCAAAGTAGTGAAGACGGAAGAAAAAATGGACGCGTCCGAAACCGCCGCGAACGCCAAGTAA
- the LOC134656650 gene encoding zinc finger RNA-binding protein isoform X3, whose translation MMAANNYFGFTHGGTQYGAATAGAAYGGQTGYAVAPAATAATYGTQRAAATGYDTAYQAAAATQAAAHAHAHAAAAAASAYDASKSAYYQQAAAAYPTAAPPQPQPTYDTSATKPTYSTQATYAQGGARGTGAAGAKPYGSVYSSSTPATSYPAQPYTQPAAQTPKQTANRGTSAYDTALYNAATMYVAQQNKTGGGGGWKNYNKSGVGAGQARRPKPPPKAQQLHYCDVCRISCAGPQTYKEHLEGQKHKKKEAAVKLAAAGAAAAGRAAGGSALRCELCDVTCTGADAYAAHVRGIKHQKVVKLHTMLGKPIPSTEPTKLGGAKKTVAGTPKIAFVASGGLSTVAGTNPQKSIQGDKDKDSDKDEDGADEPEVQPVGQDYIEELRGDDGKALSFNCKLCDCKFNDPNAKEMHMKGRRHRLQYKKKVQPDLEVKVKPSMHQRKLAEAKAQRMLVRDELWARRRMHDGMEEDERAYWEGGMEPWWPRGPVPPPLHHHHPGMGMGYGSVGRRPETSDDRHVVAKHAEIYPGDQQLADTQRLVSHTERALKSLSDALADQAKPKAAAAKAAVKTEDKKDENKDGKEDGRDNQLFSFLGEGEGGAGSGGSGAEPARALKGVMRVGLLAKGLLLKGDRDVRLVVLCHDRPTVTLLKRVAHDLPAHLAKVKGPGDEPKYKVELLPAEGAVQVSDGTGSVLVSLTSAVMREPTEGGDIKRDDKDVLPRQKCLDALAALRHAKWFQARAATLQSCVIIIRIMRDLCRRIPNWTPLNPYAMELLVSGVMQSASAALSPGEALRRVMEAVAGGLLLEHGPGLRDPCEKELVDALGNLPAQKREDLTASAQQFLRQIAFRQIFKVLDMEPLPKLKHPAGPWKFPRKRRRSHTDAESDQPNGEGKVVKTEEKMDASETAANAK comes from the exons ATGATGGcagcaaataattattttggttttacTCACGGCGGAACACAGTACGG TGCTGCGACTGCTGGAGCGGCTTACGGCGGTCAGACAGGGTACGCTGTAGCCCCGGCTGCGACCGCCGCGACGTACGGGACCCAGCGCGCTGCTGCAACAGGATACGACACAGCATACCAGGCAGCGGCCGCTACACAAG CAGCGGCTCACGCGCACGCTCACGCGGCCGCGGCGGCAGCGTCGGCCTACGACGCCAGCAAGAGCGCGTACTACCAGCAGGCCGCCGCCGCCTATcccaccgccgcgccgccgcagcCCCAGCCCACCTACGACACCTCGGCCACCAAGCCCACCTATTCCACGCAGGCCACTTACGCACAG GGCGGGGCGCGCGGCACGGGCGCGGCGGGCGCCAAGCCCTACGGCTCCGTGTACTCGTCCTCCACGCCCGCCACCTCCTACCCCGCGCAGCCCTACACGCAGCCCGCCGCACAGACTCCTAAAC AGACGGCTAACAGGGGCACCTCTGCTTATGATACAGCTCTCTACAACGCCGCTACCATGTACGTGGCCCAGCAGAACAAGACCGGAGGCGGCGG AGGCTGGAAGAATTACAACAAGAGCGGAGTAGGCGCGGGTCAGGCCCGGCGCCCTAAGCCGCCTCCGAAGGCGCAGCAGCTGCATTATTGCGACGTGTGCCGCATCTCGTGCGCTGGACCCCAG ACGTACAAGGAGCACCTGGAGGGGCAGAAGCACAAGAAGAAGGAGGCGGCCGTGAAgctggcggcggcgggcgcggcggcggcgggccgcGCGGCGGGCGGCTCGGCGCTGCGCTGCGAGCTGTGTGACGTCACGTGCACCGGCGCGGACGCGTACGCGGCGCACGTGCGCGGCATCAAGCACCAGAAGGTCGTCAAGCTGCACACCATGCTCGGCAAGCCCATCCCCTCCACCGAGCCCACCAAGCTGGGAGGAG CCAAAAAGACGGTCGCCGGAACGCCCAAGATCGCGTTCGTGGCTTCCGGAGGACTTAGCACGGTGGCCGGCACCAATCCGCAAAAATCCATCCAAGGAGACAAAGACAAGGACTCGGACAAGGACGAAGATGGCGCGGACGAGCCGGAGGTGCAGCCCGTGGGGCAGGACTACATCGAGGAGCTGCGCGGCGACGACGGCAAGGCGCTGTCCTTCAACTGCAAGCTGTGCGACTGCAAGTTCAACGACCCCAACGCCAAGGAGATGCACATGAAGGGACGCCGCCATCGTCTGCAGTACAAGAAGAAG GTGCAACCGGACCTGGAGGTGAAGGTGAAGCCGTCCATGCACCAGCGTAAGCTGGCCGAGGCCAAGGCTCAACGCATGCTGGTCCGCGACGAGCTGTGGGCGCGCCGCCGCATGCATGAC GGCATGGAGGAAGACGAGCGCGCGTACTGGGAGGGCGGCATGGAGCCGTGGTGGCCGCGCGGGCCCGTGCCGCCGCCGCTGCACCACCACCACCCG GGTATGGGCATGGGCTACGGCTCGGTGGGCCGGCGGCCGGAGACGTCCGACGACCGGCACGTGGTGGCCAAGCACGCGGAGATCTACCCCGGCGACCAGCAGCTGGCCGACACGCAGCGCCTCGTGTCCCACACCGAGCGCGCGCTCAAGTCGCTCTCCGACGCGCTCGCAGACCAGGCCAAGCCTAAG GCTGCCGCTGCCAAAGCGGCTGTCAAGACCGAGGACAAGAAAGATGAGAATAAAGATGGCAAGGAAGACGGCCGCGACAACCAACT GTTCTCGTTCCTGGGCGAGGGCGAGGGCGGCGCCGGGAGCGGCGGCTCGGGCGCGGAGCCGGCGCGCGCGCTGAAGGGCGTGATGCGCGTCGGGCTGCTGGCCAAGGGGCTGCTGCTCAAGGGCGACCGCGACGTGCGCCTCGTCGTGCTGTGCCACGACCGCCCCACCGTCACGCTGCTCAAGCGCGTCGCGCACGACCTGCCCGCGCATCTCGCCAAGGTCAAG GGCCCCGGCGACGAGCCCAAGTACAAGGTGGAGCTGCTGCCGGCCGAGGGCGCCGTGCAGGTGTCGGACGGCACCGGCAGCGTGCTGGTGTCGCTCACGTCGGCCGTGATGCGCGAGCCCACAG AGGGTGGCGACATAAAGCGAGACGACAAGGATGTGCTACCGCGGCAGAAGTGTTTGGACGCGTTGGCCGCCCTTCGGCACGCCAAGTGGTTCCAG GCTAGGGCGGCGACTCTGCAGTCGTGCGTGATCATCATCCGCATAATGCGCGACCTCTGCCGTCGCATTCCGAACTGGACGCCGCTCAATCCCTAC GCGATGGAGCTGCTGGTGTCGGGGGTGATGCAGTCTGCGAGCGCGGCGCTGTCGCCGGGCGAGGCGCTGCGCCGCGTGATGGAGGCGGTGGCCGGCGGCCTGCTGCTCGAGCACGGCCCCGGGCTGCGCGACCCCTGCGAGAAGGAGCTAGTG GATGCTCTCGGAAATCTGCCCGCGCAGAAGCGTGAGGACCTGACCGCTTCGGCGCAACAGTTCCTGAGACAGATCGCCTTTAGACAGATTTTCAAG GTGTTGGACATGGAGCCGCTGCCCAAGCTGAAGCACCCGGCGGGCCCGTGGAAGTTCCCGCGCAAGCGCAGGCGCTCGCACACCGACGCCGAGTCCGACCAGCCCAACG GTGAGGGCAAAGTAGTGAAGACGGAAGAAAAAATGGACGCGTCCGAAACCGCCGCGAACGCCAAGTAA
- the LOC134656650 gene encoding zinc finger RNA-binding protein isoform X6 — translation MMAANNYFGFTHGGTQYGAATAGAAYGGQTGYAVAPAATAATYGTQRAAATGYDTAYQAAAATQAAAHAHAHAAAAAASAYDASKSAYYQQAAAAYPTAAPPQPQPTYDTSATKPTYSTQATYAQGGARGTGAAGAKPYGSVYSSSTPATSYPAQPYTQPAAQTPKQTANRGTSAYDTALYNAATMYVAQQNKTGGGGGWKNYNKSGVGAGQARRPKPPPKAQQLHYCDVCRISCAGPQTYKEHLEGQKHKKKEAAVKLAAAGAAAAGRAAGGSALRCELCDVTCTGADAYAAHVRGIKHQKVVKLHTMLGKPIPSTEPTKLGGAKKTVAGTPKIAFVASGGLSTVAGTNPQKSIQGDKDKDSDKDEDGADEPEVQPVGQDYIEELRGDDGKALSFNCKLCDCKFNDPNAKEMHMKGRRHRLQYKKKVQPDLEVKVKPSMHQRKLAEAKAQRMLVRDELWARRRMHDGMGMGYGSVGRRPETSDDRHVVAKHAEIYPGDQQLADTQRLVSHTERALKSLSDALADQAKPKAAAAKAAVKTEDKKDENKDGKEDGRDNQLFSFLGEGEGGAGSGGSGAEPARALKGVMRVGLLAKGLLLKGDRDVRLVVLCHDRPTVTLLKRVAHDLPAHLAKVKGPGDEPKYKVELLPAEGAVQVSDGTGSVLVSLTSAVMREPTEGGDIKRDDKDVLPRQKCLDALAALRHAKWFQARAATLQSCVIIIRIMRDLCRRIPNWTPLNPYAMELLVSGVMQSASAALSPGEALRRVMEAVAGGLLLEHGPGLRDPCEKELVDALGNLPAQKREDLTASAQQFLRQIAFRQIFKVLDMEPLPKLKHPAGPWKFPRKRRRSHTDAESDQPNGEGKVVKTEEKMDASETAANAK, via the exons ATGATGGcagcaaataattattttggttttacTCACGGCGGAACACAGTACGG TGCTGCGACTGCTGGAGCGGCTTACGGCGGTCAGACAGGGTACGCTGTAGCCCCGGCTGCGACCGCCGCGACGTACGGGACCCAGCGCGCTGCTGCAACAGGATACGACACAGCATACCAGGCAGCGGCCGCTACACAAG CAGCGGCTCACGCGCACGCTCACGCGGCCGCGGCGGCAGCGTCGGCCTACGACGCCAGCAAGAGCGCGTACTACCAGCAGGCCGCCGCCGCCTATcccaccgccgcgccgccgcagcCCCAGCCCACCTACGACACCTCGGCCACCAAGCCCACCTATTCCACGCAGGCCACTTACGCACAG GGCGGGGCGCGCGGCACGGGCGCGGCGGGCGCCAAGCCCTACGGCTCCGTGTACTCGTCCTCCACGCCCGCCACCTCCTACCCCGCGCAGCCCTACACGCAGCCCGCCGCACAGACTCCTAAAC AGACGGCTAACAGGGGCACCTCTGCTTATGATACAGCTCTCTACAACGCCGCTACCATGTACGTGGCCCAGCAGAACAAGACCGGAGGCGGCGG AGGCTGGAAGAATTACAACAAGAGCGGAGTAGGCGCGGGTCAGGCCCGGCGCCCTAAGCCGCCTCCGAAGGCGCAGCAGCTGCATTATTGCGACGTGTGCCGCATCTCGTGCGCTGGACCCCAG ACGTACAAGGAGCACCTGGAGGGGCAGAAGCACAAGAAGAAGGAGGCGGCCGTGAAgctggcggcggcgggcgcggcggcggcgggccgcGCGGCGGGCGGCTCGGCGCTGCGCTGCGAGCTGTGTGACGTCACGTGCACCGGCGCGGACGCGTACGCGGCGCACGTGCGCGGCATCAAGCACCAGAAGGTCGTCAAGCTGCACACCATGCTCGGCAAGCCCATCCCCTCCACCGAGCCCACCAAGCTGGGAGGAG CCAAAAAGACGGTCGCCGGAACGCCCAAGATCGCGTTCGTGGCTTCCGGAGGACTTAGCACGGTGGCCGGCACCAATCCGCAAAAATCCATCCAAGGAGACAAAGACAAGGACTCGGACAAGGACGAAGATGGCGCGGACGAGCCGGAGGTGCAGCCCGTGGGGCAGGACTACATCGAGGAGCTGCGCGGCGACGACGGCAAGGCGCTGTCCTTCAACTGCAAGCTGTGCGACTGCAAGTTCAACGACCCCAACGCCAAGGAGATGCACATGAAGGGACGCCGCCATCGTCTGCAGTACAAGAAGAAG GTGCAACCGGACCTGGAGGTGAAGGTGAAGCCGTCCATGCACCAGCGTAAGCTGGCCGAGGCCAAGGCTCAACGCATGCTGGTCCGCGACGAGCTGTGGGCGCGCCGCCGCATGCATGAC GGTATGGGCATGGGCTACGGCTCGGTGGGCCGGCGGCCGGAGACGTCCGACGACCGGCACGTGGTGGCCAAGCACGCGGAGATCTACCCCGGCGACCAGCAGCTGGCCGACACGCAGCGCCTCGTGTCCCACACCGAGCGCGCGCTCAAGTCGCTCTCCGACGCGCTCGCAGACCAGGCCAAGCCTAAG GCTGCCGCTGCCAAAGCGGCTGTCAAGACCGAGGACAAGAAAGATGAGAATAAAGATGGCAAGGAAGACGGCCGCGACAACCAACT GTTCTCGTTCCTGGGCGAGGGCGAGGGCGGCGCCGGGAGCGGCGGCTCGGGCGCGGAGCCGGCGCGCGCGCTGAAGGGCGTGATGCGCGTCGGGCTGCTGGCCAAGGGGCTGCTGCTCAAGGGCGACCGCGACGTGCGCCTCGTCGTGCTGTGCCACGACCGCCCCACCGTCACGCTGCTCAAGCGCGTCGCGCACGACCTGCCCGCGCATCTCGCCAAGGTCAAG GGCCCCGGCGACGAGCCCAAGTACAAGGTGGAGCTGCTGCCGGCCGAGGGCGCCGTGCAGGTGTCGGACGGCACCGGCAGCGTGCTGGTGTCGCTCACGTCGGCCGTGATGCGCGAGCCCACAG AGGGTGGCGACATAAAGCGAGACGACAAGGATGTGCTACCGCGGCAGAAGTGTTTGGACGCGTTGGCCGCCCTTCGGCACGCCAAGTGGTTCCAG GCTAGGGCGGCGACTCTGCAGTCGTGCGTGATCATCATCCGCATAATGCGCGACCTCTGCCGTCGCATTCCGAACTGGACGCCGCTCAATCCCTAC GCGATGGAGCTGCTGGTGTCGGGGGTGATGCAGTCTGCGAGCGCGGCGCTGTCGCCGGGCGAGGCGCTGCGCCGCGTGATGGAGGCGGTGGCCGGCGGCCTGCTGCTCGAGCACGGCCCCGGGCTGCGCGACCCCTGCGAGAAGGAGCTAGTG GATGCTCTCGGAAATCTGCCCGCGCAGAAGCGTGAGGACCTGACCGCTTCGGCGCAACAGTTCCTGAGACAGATCGCCTTTAGACAGATTTTCAAG GTGTTGGACATGGAGCCGCTGCCCAAGCTGAAGCACCCGGCGGGCCCGTGGAAGTTCCCGCGCAAGCGCAGGCGCTCGCACACCGACGCCGAGTCCGACCAGCCCAACG GTGAGGGCAAAGTAGTGAAGACGGAAGAAAAAATGGACGCGTCCGAAACCGCCGCGAACGCCAAGTAA